One Bosea sp. 124 genomic window, CCCTTCCAAACGCCGTTGTCGTCCTTCTTCAGATCCATCACATTGGTGTAGCCGTTGGCCTCCAGGCGACTCTTGGCTTGGCCCTCAGTGAAGCTGTTGGCCCCGGGCAGCGGGGCGTTGGCGTCGGCTGGCGCGGTCGGTGCGGGTTTCGGTGAGGTGGTGGCGGTCTGGGCCATGGCGCCGAAGGAGGTCGCCGTGGCGATCAAGGAAGCGATGATCAGCTTTTTCATGGTTGTCTCCGGAGGTTGCGGACTAGCCGCGATGCTCAGGAAAACGGCCTCCTGCCCGGTTAGTTCCAACCCAGATCACGGACCCGTGAGCGGAACAGGAATGGTTCTCCCCGGTTGAATGGGCTTCCAGACACGCCAAAGGGGAGAAAACCATGGCAGAGTCAAAAGCACTCGACGACATGTTCCACGACATGCTCAAGGACGTCTATTACGCGGAGAAGCAGGTGCTGAAGGCCCTGCCGAAGATGGCCAAGGCCACCAAGTCTGCCGAGTTGAAGAAGGCCTTCGAGACGCACAAGGCCGAGACCGCCGAGCAGATCGAGCGCCTCAGCCAGGTGTTCGAGCTCATCGGCAAGACGCCGCGGGCCAAGACCTGCGATGCCATCCTCGGCATCCTCAAGGAAGGCGAGGCGGTCATCGAGGATTACGAGGACAGTCCCGCCCTTGACGCCGGCCTGGTCGCCTCAGCCCAGGCGGTCGAGCACTATGAGATCGCCCGCTACGGCACCCTGAAGGCTTGGGCCCAGCAGCTCGGCCACAAGGACGCCGTCAAGCTCCTCGACGAGACCCTCGCCGAGGAAACTAAAACGGACAAGCTGCTTACCCAGTTGGGCGGAACGGCGAATTCCACCGCCACCAGCAAGGTTGCCAAAGCGGCTTGATGATCACCGCGTAGGGAAGGCCCGTCGAGCGGCACTCGGCGGGCCTTTTCATGTCCGGCTTCATGTCCGGCGCGCGGAACCGAAAACTATTTTTTCCGTTTTTGATCCGGGGGCAGGGGTTCAGCAGATATGCCAAAATACACCATTACGACGGATGCCGGCGACGGACCGGAGCGCTTTGATGAGCCGGTCGAATTCCCCCACGACAAGGCGGCGACCGACGACGCGCAGATAGCGCTAGCCGACATGGCCAAGGATACGCTCCCTAACGGCAAGCGCGCTAATTTCGCCGTGTCCGTTGAGGACGAGGTCGGTAAGGAAATCTACGCCGCCGAGATGCATTTCACGGCGAAGACTGAGGAAGATCTCGAGCAGGGCGCGGCGGCCTGCGTTCGTTAAGCCAGATCAATAGCGCGCCGATCAGACGCGCCTGGAGCAAGTCGATCTTTCCTCGCCGTACATCTGGCGTTTTACGAGCTTGAGACGGGTGATCTGGCCCTCGGTTTGACCGTTTGACCAAGTCGAGATGATAGCGGCTCGCACTGCGGCCTCGTCTCGGCGAACGCCATTCGCCAAGGAGGCAACCAGGCTTTGGGAGGCGCGCTCGATCCATGATGTCAAGGGTTCGGGCCGTCTCGCTTTGATCATGGCATGGAAGGCGGCGACAATCTCGCGAGCCTCCACCAAGGCTGGGATGCTAGCTCCTTGCCTTTAAGCAGGATGCGCAGCCGTCTGAACTTGTTCAGCGCCGCCGCTGCGCTGGCCGCTCCCGCTAAGCCGGCCGCAACGGCAATTATGCTCTGCCTCGAATAAGGCGTCCGGTAGGGAGCACGGCTGTACGGAGATGCTAACCTCGTCATCTGGCCGAAGGTCTTCGAGCTCAACCGCCGGACCATCCTCGCCGCTGGCATGATCGGCGTTCGCGGCCGGATACAGCGCGAGGGAGAGGTCGTCCATCTGGTTGCGCAGCGCTTGACAGATCTGTCAGGGGAGCTTGCGAAGGTCGGCGAGCTGACGCGCCGTAGGGTCCGCCGTTGATCTGTGGGGGTGGAAGCCGCCGCCGAGCGGGCTACAGCGCACTGCGAATAGCCTTCAAACTGGCGGAGATGATTTTCAACTCCTGCTTCCGGCCGAACTTCTCTTTTAGTACCGAGAGTGCACTCTTGGCGTAGCGGAGGTGTCAGGATTTCGGTTGACCGAATGGCGGAGCCTTTATTCCCATTAACGCACTCATTCTCAGGCCGCCTTCGCCACCGCCTCGTTCAGCCGCGAATGCGTCTGCTGGAGAATGTCGTAGAGGTTCCGGAACGCGTCGTCACTGACGGGCGCGCGACCATTGCGGGCGGTGCGCTCCATCTCCGCTGCGGCGGAGGCGACGCGTCCTGCACCGAGATTGGCGCTCATCGATTTCAGCGCATGGGCACATTTGGCAATTAGGTCGCTGTCGCCTGATTGCGTCGCCGAGCCCAGGCGTTCGACCTCCTCTAGCGAGGTCACCCGGTAGAGGTCCGTGATCCGGCGGACTGTCTCCAGCGATCCGTTGGTCATCTCGATCAGGTCGTGCAGCACCGCTTCGTCGAGATAGTCCTCCTCGACCGCCGGTGATGAGGGCGACGGCGCCAGCGCGGAGTCCGGCCCGGTCAAGGCCGTGGCGAAAGTTGCGATCGCGCTGCCGAGCTGGAGCAGCGTGAAAGGCTTGTAGACCACGCCGTCCATGCCGGCATCGCGCCAGGCCGTGGCGGCCGAACCGACGACATGAGCGGTCAGGGCGACAATCGAGACACGCGGCCGACCGGTTTCGGCTTCGCGCGCCCTAATGGCACGCGTGGCGTCGAAGCCGTCGAGCCCGGGCATGCTGCCATCCATCAGGATGAGATCGAAGGACTCGCGCTCAGCGGCCGCAACGGCCTTGACGCCGTCATTAACGAAGCGCGCGACAATGCCGAATCGGCGCAGCGCGGCATCGGCAACCTCGCGGTTGACCTCGCTGTCATCGGCGACGAGGACCCGCATCTGTGGGAATTGTACGCTCGTGGCCGTCTCGGCATGAGCGGCATCGGCGCGGCGCCCGGGCTGGCCCAAGGATTGGCCCATCTGGAGCGAATGGATAAGAGCAGCGACGTCACGTCGCTGGACGGGCCAGGGCAGGGCATCCTCGGCGCCGGCCGCGATCAGCCCGTCGACATCCTCGCTGGCGCCGGCCAGGACGATGATTGCGCTGCCGTGCTCCGTGAAGGCTGCCAGGCGATCGGGCGAGGCGATGACGAGATCGGCCTTGGCGACGCCCTGCGGCGGGGAGCCGTCGAGCAGGCGAACAGCGAACCCGGCGGCGGCCAGCAAGTCCTTCAGCATCGCTGCGGTCTGGTGCTGATGCAGGGCTATAACAGCGGTCTTGCCGGAGCCGGGGACGGCAGGCTCAGCCACCGGGCCTGACGAAGCCGCAAGCGGAAGCGTGAAGAAAAAGCGGCTGCCGCAGCCGACCTCACTTTCGACGCTCAGCGTCCCGCCCATCGCTGCGACCAATTGCCGTGCGATCGACAGACCGAGACCCGTGCCGCCATGGGTTCGCGTCGTCGACTGGTCGGCCTGCGAAAAGGTTTCGAAAATCGTGTCGACCTTTTCGGCAGCAATGCCGATCCCGGTGTCGCGAACCGAGAAGCTGAGCCGGCCCTTGCTCTCTCGGGCGACGTGGACGGTGACGCCTCCGGACTCGGTGAATTTCAGCGCATTGTTGACGAGGTTGCCGAGCACCTGACCGAGGCGGACCGGATCGGCCCTGACGCACAGGCCCGGCGGGGTCTCGATCGCTCCGCAGAGATCCAGCGCCTTTGAGCGGGCCCGGTCGCTGAAAAGCTGCAGGACGGCCTCGACCGAATCCTCGGGGTCGATGTCGAGGGTTTCGACCTCCAGCTTGCCCGCCTCGATCTTCGAGATGTCGAGAATGTCGTTGATGATCGCGAGCAGGCTGGTGCCGGAACGCGCGATCACCTCGGCCTGCCGGCGCGCGCGCTTCGGCAGTTCGGCGGCGGCAAGAAGCTCCGCCATAACCAGGATTCCATTCATGGGCGTTCTGATCTCGTGGCTCATCGTGGCCAGGAAATCTGACTTGGCCTGATTTGCCTTATCGGCCGAAAGCGCCGCGCGCTGATAGTCCGCCGTCCGGTCCGAGACCTCGCGCTCCAACCGGTCGCGGTGGTCCGCGAGCCTG contains:
- a CDS encoding ATP-binding protein, which produces MRPHLSIRLRLILLVVASTLLASGILVGVSVWRETETYGLSRRDALLSTAHAISAAASRPVADNDSSAAYVAITAISRMKGITFAGIETRDGKSLADIGATEQLAGDLVVLTPDTRWSLPALLRSRSMEAVVPIIHGGTQVGSLRVIANTQDLPAAIRHAVESTLLTGAIATLFAVALALRLQRRITGPLGALTQTMSRVRQEHDYSVTLKAESRDEIGMLVNSFNGMISDIRERDRRLADHRDRLEREVSDRTADYQRAALSADKANQAKSDFLATMSHEIRTPMNGILVMAELLAAAELPKRARRQAEVIARSGTSLLAIINDILDISKIEAGKLEVETLDIDPEDSVEAVLQLFSDRARSKALDLCGAIETPPGLCVRADPVRLGQVLGNLVNNALKFTESGGVTVHVARESKGRLSFSVRDTGIGIAAEKVDTIFETFSQADQSTTRTHGGTGLGLSIARQLVAAMGGTLSVESEVGCGSRFFFTLPLAASSGPVAEPAVPGSGKTAVIALHQHQTAAMLKDLLAAAGFAVRLLDGSPPQGVAKADLVIASPDRLAAFTEHGSAIIVLAGASEDVDGLIAAGAEDALPWPVQRRDVAALIHSLQMGQSLGQPGRRADAAHAETATSVQFPQMRVLVADDSEVNREVADAALRRFGIVARFVNDGVKAVAAAERESFDLILMDGSMPGLDGFDATRAIRAREAETGRPRVSIVALTAHVVGSAATAWRDAGMDGVVYKPFTLLQLGSAIATFATALTGPDSALAPSPSSPAVEEDYLDEAVLHDLIEMTNGSLETVRRITDLYRVTSLEEVERLGSATQSGDSDLIAKCAHALKSMSANLGAGRVASAAAEMERTARNGRAPVSDDAFRNLYDILQQTHSRLNEAVAKAA
- a CDS encoding PepSY domain-containing protein, producing the protein MKKLIIASLIATATSFGAMAQTATTSPKPAPTAPADANAPLPGANSFTEGQAKSRLEANGYTNVMDLKKDDNGVWKGKATNAGATVNVSVDYRGNIVKN
- a CDS encoding ferritin-like domain-containing protein; translation: MAESKALDDMFHDMLKDVYYAEKQVLKALPKMAKATKSAELKKAFETHKAETAEQIERLSQVFELIGKTPRAKTCDAILGILKEGEAVIEDYEDSPALDAGLVASAQAVEHYEIARYGTLKAWAQQLGHKDAVKLLDETLAEETKTDKLLTQLGGTANSTATSKVAKAA